From the Theobroma cacao cultivar B97-61/B2 chromosome 2, Criollo_cocoa_genome_V2, whole genome shotgun sequence genome, one window contains:
- the LOC18610560 gene encoding piriformospora indica-insensitive protein 2 — translation MGMLIRSNHLTLAVCILCLGVWCCGQADSEAAPMEKAEQTALYSAVQGFVGNWWNGSDLYPDPCGWTPIQGVSCDIVGGLWYVTALSIGPVHDNSLGCATNVEFRQQLFQLKHLKSLSFFNCFISPGRHPITIPGGKWDKLAGSLELLEFRSNPGLTGQVPTSFGYLTRLQSLVLLENGLTGELPINIGNLTNLNRLVLAGNRFTGQIPDSFGSLKELLILDLSRNSLSGHMPFALGGLTSLLKLDLSNNQLEGKLLGEIAYLKNLTLLDLRNNRFSGGLTQSIVEMHSLEELVLSSNPLGGDLMSLEWQSLQNLVILDLSNVGLTGDIPESLCGLKMVRFLGLGDNNLTGDLPSKLASLPSLRALYLNGNNLTGVLKFSEEFYGKMGRRFGAWNNPNLCYPVGLMTATNVPYGVKPCQGGVTLLEPNSRAQLGDGNLNQNSHFIASSGFSSYGIHGLWRFFLVDTLITVLLLNLFI, via the exons ATGGGGATGCTTATCAGAAGCAATCATTTAACTTTGGCTGTCTGCATTTTGTGTTTGGGTGTTTGGTGCTGTGGCCAAGCAGACAGTGAAGCAGCTCCCATGGAGAAAGCTGAGCAAACTGCTCTGTACTCTGCCGTACAAGGCTTTGTAGGTAATTGGTGGAATGGCTCAGATCTCTATCCAGATCCTTGTGGTTGGACTCCTATACAG GGGGTCTCTTGTGATATCGTTGGTGGCCTATGGTATGTTACTGCTTTGAGCATTGGTCCAGTTCATGACAACTCTCTTGGTTGTGCCACTAATGTGGAATTTAGGCAACAGCTATTCCAGCTTAAGCACCTAAAATCTCTCAgctttttcaattgtttcatCTCACCTGGCAGACATCCAATTACCATCCCTGGTGGTAAATGGGACAAACTTGCTGGCAGCTTAGAGTTATTAGAGTTTCGATCCAACCCAGGTCTCACTGGGCAAGTTCCTACTAGCTTTGGCTACCTAACTAGGCTCCAATCTTTAGTCTTACTAGAAAATGGATTAACAGGAGAATTACCAATAAATATTGGCAACTTAACTAACTTGAATCGACTAGTCCTGGCTGGAAATAGGTTCACTGGTCAAATTCCAGATAGTTTTGGAAGTTTAAAGGAGCTGTTAATCTTGGATTTAAGTAGAAATTCGCTCTCAGGCCATATGCCTTTTGCTCTTGGCGGCCTGACTTCACTCTTGAAGCTTGATTTGAGTAACAATCAACTGGAGGGGAAGCTGCTTGGAGAGATTGCTTATCTGAAGAACTTGACCCTTTTGGATTTGAGAAACAACAGGTTTTCAGGTGGATTAACCCAGTCAATTGTAGAGATGCATTCTTTGGAAGAGTTGGTATTATCTAGCAACCCATTAGGTGGAGATCTTATGAGCCTAGAGTGGCAAAGCTTGCAAAATCTGGTCATTTTGGATCTCTCTAATGTGGGCTTGACAGGTGATATTCCTGAGTCCCTTTGTGGATTGAAGATGGTGAGATTTCTGGGTCTTGGTGACAACAATCTCACAGGCGATCTCCCATCAAAGCTAGCATCTCTGCCTAGTCTTAGAGCGCTTTATCTAAATGGGAACAATCTGACAGGAGTGCTTAAATTCTCTGAAGAGTTTTATGGGAAAATGGGGAGGCGCTTTGGGGCTTGGAATAACCCAAATCTCTGCTACCCAGTTGGGTTAATGACAGCAACTAATGTTCCATATGGAGTAAAGCCATGCCAAGGAGGTGTCACTTTGCTTGAGCCCAATTCCAGGGCACAGTTGGGGGATGGGAATTTGAATCAGAATTCCCATTTTATTGCCTCATCGGGATTCTCAAGCTATGGCATTCATGGGCTTTGGCGGTTTTTCTTGGTAGATACATTGATAACAGTACTACTCTTGAATCTTTTCATATAG